Proteins co-encoded in one Amaranthus tricolor cultivar Red isolate AtriRed21 chromosome 7, ASM2621246v1, whole genome shotgun sequence genomic window:
- the LOC130818021 gene encoding V-type proton ATPase subunit c''2-like, whose protein sequence is MVSPVTSSWARALVQISPYSFAAIGIAISIGVSVLGAAWGIYITGSSLIGAAIKAPRITSKNLISVIFCEAVAIYGVIVAIILQTKLESVPSSQLYAPESLRAGYAIFASGIIVGFANLVCGLCVGIIGSSCALSDAQNSSLFVKILVIEIFGSALGLFGVIVGIIMSAQATWPSKTA, encoded by the exons ATGGTTTCACCGGTAACTAGTTCATGGGCAAGAGCCCTAGTTCAGATCTCCCCTTACTCCTTCGCGGCCATTGGTATAGCCATCTCCATTGGTGTGTCTGTTCTTGGTGCTGCTTG GGGAATATACATTACTGGGAGTAGTTTGATTGGTGCCGCAATCAAAGCACCTAGAATTACTTCTAAGAATCTTATCAG TGTCATCTTTTGTGAAGCTGTGGCTATATATGGAGTAATTGTTGCTATCATTCTGCAGACAAAGCTAGAAAGTGTGCCATCATCTCAGCTCTATGCACCTGAGTCACTTAGAGCTGGATATGCAATCTTTGCTTCCGGAATCATTGTGGGCTTTGCCAACCTTGTCTGTGG GTTATGTGTGGGTATAATTGGAAGCAGCTGCGCTTTATCTGATGCTCAAAATTCCTCCCTGTTTGTGAAGATTTTAGTGATTGAAATTTTCGGCAGTGCTCTTGGGTTGTTTGGTGTGATTGTTGGCATCATTATGTCGGCCCAAGCAACCTGGCCGTCGAAGACCGCATAA